A single window of Apodemus sylvaticus chromosome 4, mApoSyl1.1, whole genome shotgun sequence DNA harbors:
- the Polr3gl gene encoding DNA-directed RNA polymerase III subunit RPC7-like isoform X1 produces MTSRGGGRGRGRGQLTFNMEAVGIGKGDALPPPTLQPSPLFPPLEFHPVPLPAGEEGEYVLALKQELRGAMRQLPYFIRPAVPKRDVERYSDKYQMSGPIDNAIDWNPDWRRLPSELKIRVRKVQKERTTILLPKRPPKSTDDKEETIQKLETLEKKEEEVTSEEDEEKEEEEEKEEGEEEEYDEEEHEEETDYIMSYFDNGEDFGGDSDDNMDEAIY; encoded by the exons ATGACCAGCCGGGGTGGGGGCCGGGGGCGTGGCCGAGGCCAGCTGACCTTCAACATGGAGGCTGTGGGCATTGGGAAGGGTGACGCTTTGCCCCCACCCACTCTCCAACCCTCTCCGCTCTTCCCT CCCTTGGAGTTCCACCCCGTGCCTCTGCCcgcaggagaggagggggagtaTGTCCTGGCTCTGAAGCAGGAGCTGCGTGGGGCCATGAGGCAGCTCCCCTATTTCATCCGGCCAGCCGTCCCCAAGAGAG ATGTGGAACGTTACTCAGACAAGTATCAGATGTCCGGGCCGATTGACAATGCCATCGATTGGAACCCTG ATTGGCGGCGACTACCCAGCGAGCTCAAGATTCGAGTGCGGAAAGTACAGAAGGAGC GGACCACCATCCTCCTTCCCAAGAGGCCCCCCAAGAGCACAGACGATAAGGAGGAGACGATACAGAAACTAGAG ACTctagagaagaaggaggaggaagtgacttcagaggaagatgaagagaaagaagaagaggaggagaaggaagagggggaggaggaggagtacgATGAAGAGGAGCATGAGGAG GAAACTGATTACATCATGTCGTATTTTGACAATGGAGAGGACTTTGGAGGGGACAGCGATGACAATATGGATGAGGCCATATACTGA
- the Polr3gl gene encoding DNA-directed RNA polymerase III subunit RPC7-like isoform X2: MTSRGGGRGRGRGQLTFNMEAVGIGKGDALPPPTLQPSPLFPPLEFHPVPLPAGEEGEYVLALKQELRGAMRQLPYFIRPAVPKRDVERYSDKYQMSGPIDNAIDWNPDWRRLPSELKIRVRKVQKERTTILLPKRPPKSTDDKEETIQKLEETDYIMSYFDNGEDFGGDSDDNMDEAIY; encoded by the exons ATGACCAGCCGGGGTGGGGGCCGGGGGCGTGGCCGAGGCCAGCTGACCTTCAACATGGAGGCTGTGGGCATTGGGAAGGGTGACGCTTTGCCCCCACCCACTCTCCAACCCTCTCCGCTCTTCCCT CCCTTGGAGTTCCACCCCGTGCCTCTGCCcgcaggagaggagggggagtaTGTCCTGGCTCTGAAGCAGGAGCTGCGTGGGGCCATGAGGCAGCTCCCCTATTTCATCCGGCCAGCCGTCCCCAAGAGAG ATGTGGAACGTTACTCAGACAAGTATCAGATGTCCGGGCCGATTGACAATGCCATCGATTGGAACCCTG ATTGGCGGCGACTACCCAGCGAGCTCAAGATTCGAGTGCGGAAAGTACAGAAGGAGC GGACCACCATCCTCCTTCCCAAGAGGCCCCCCAAGAGCACAGACGATAAGGAGGAGACGATACAGAAACTAGAG GAAACTGATTACATCATGTCGTATTTTGACAATGGAGAGGACTTTGGAGGGGACAGCGATGACAATATGGATGAGGCCATATACTGA